The following coding sequences are from one Gammaproteobacteria bacterium window:
- the pheS gene encoding phenylalanine--tRNA ligase subunit alpha — translation MDALTEVIARAGREVEQAADLAQLDAVRVRYLGKKGLLTDHLKALGALPAEERRVAGQAINEAKDRLQGALDGRRAVLETEALQARLAAERIDVTLPGRGGRPGGLHPLTRTLERIERIFAQAGFEVAEGPEIEDDWHNFGALNIPAHHPARAMHDTFYFDAHTVLRTHTSPVQIRVMERQAPPVRVIAPGRVYRCDSDVTHSPMFHQVEGLMVDEGVSFADLKGTLDDFLKTFFETDLPVRFRPSYFPFTEPSAEVDIGCVICGGKGCRVCKDSGWLEVLGCGMVHPNVFAAVGADSERYTGYAFGMGVERLAMLRYGVNDLRLFFDNDLRFLRQFR, via the coding sequence ATGGACGCGCTGACCGAGGTCATCGCCCGTGCGGGCCGTGAGGTCGAGCAGGCTGCCGACCTGGCACAACTCGACGCCGTACGGGTTCGATACCTCGGAAAGAAGGGTCTCCTCACCGACCACCTGAAGGCGCTCGGCGCGTTGCCGGCCGAGGAGCGCCGGGTCGCCGGGCAAGCCATCAACGAGGCCAAGGACCGGCTTCAGGGGGCCCTCGACGGACGGCGTGCGGTGCTGGAGACCGAAGCGCTCCAGGCCCGGCTTGCCGCCGAGCGGATCGACGTGACGCTCCCCGGTCGAGGGGGGCGTCCCGGTGGCTTGCATCCCCTCACCCGGACCCTGGAGCGCATCGAGCGCATCTTCGCCCAGGCCGGGTTCGAGGTCGCCGAAGGGCCGGAGATCGAGGACGACTGGCACAACTTCGGCGCGCTCAACATCCCCGCCCACCACCCGGCCCGGGCGATGCACGACACCTTCTATTTCGACGCCCACACGGTGTTGCGCACGCACACTTCGCCCGTGCAGATCCGGGTGATGGAGCGGCAGGCGCCGCCCGTACGGGTCATCGCGCCCGGGCGGGTCTACCGCTGCGATTCCGACGTGACCCATAGCCCCATGTTCCACCAGGTCGAGGGGCTGATGGTCGACGAGGGGGTGAGCTTCGCCGACCTGAAGGGGACGCTCGACGACTTTCTCAAGACGTTCTTTGAGACCGACCTTCCGGTGCGGTTCCGGCCCTCCTATTTTCCCTTCACCGAGCCCTCCGCGGAGGTCGACATCGGCTGCGTGATCTGCGGGGGAAAGGGTTGCCGTGTCTGCAAGGACTCGGGCTGGCTCGAGGTGCTGGGGTGCGGGATGGTGCACCCGAACGTCTTCGCCGCCGTAGGGGCGGACAGCGAGCGCTACACGGGGTACGCGTTCGGAATGGGTGTCGAGCGCCTCGCGATGCTTCGCTATGGAGTCAATGACTTGCGGCTATTCTTTGATAATGATTTGAGGTTCTTGCGGCAGTTCCGCTAA
- the pheT gene encoding phenylalanine--tRNA ligase subunit beta, whose protein sequence is MRFSERWLREWVSPRLDTAGLAARLTAAGLEVDSVTPVGERFSGVVVGHVLEVASHPAADRLHVCRVDAGGSEPLVIVCGAANVAVGMKAPTALVGARLPGGMEIRRAKLRGVESSGMLCSARELGLAETSEGLLPLPADAPVGLDVVSYLGLDDVAIEVDLTPNRSDCLCVAGVAREVGVLFQQPVRGVAVEPVPPVIPDTFPVELEAPADCPRYVGRVVRNVDPAAQTPLWMKERLRRSGLRSISPVVDVTNYVLLELGQPMHAFDLDRLSGAIRVRRARAGESLTLLDGNSLSLDEDCLLIADDRGPIALAGVMGGLESGVTAESRHIFFESAFFSPSVIAGRARRFGLATDASHRYERGVDFELQRRAIERATGLLVQIAGGECGPVIDRASPEHLPTRAPITLRAVRLQKVLGVAVPDEAVADVLSRLGCRVETQAGGWRVTPPSFRFDLAIEVDLIEEVARVNGYEHVPTTAPVAHLSLRPVPETRVPLERLRGLLADRGYQEAITYSFVDPSLQVMLDPGEEVVRLANPISADMAVMRTTLWPGLLKALAHNQNRQQARVWLFESGLRFRRRHGETMQEPVLAGLASGSALPGQWGLARRPVDFYDVKADVEALLASTGVAAEFRFEPASHPALHPGQTAAVFRGAEEVGRLGALHPAHLRSLDLEGPVYLFELGLRPLQAGVLPRFAALSRFPAIRRDLAVVVDEAVPAEAVRAAIGQAAGDLLNDLELFDVYRGEGIDGGRKSLALSLTLQATDRTLLDAEVDAVLKRVLEKLEREYKATLRA, encoded by the coding sequence ATGCGCTTCAGCGAACGCTGGCTCCGGGAATGGGTCTCTCCGCGGCTCGACACGGCAGGCTTGGCCGCGCGCCTCACCGCGGCGGGGCTCGAGGTCGACAGCGTCACGCCGGTGGGGGAGCGCTTCTCGGGCGTGGTCGTCGGTCACGTGCTCGAGGTCGCCTCGCATCCCGCCGCCGATCGGCTTCACGTCTGCCGGGTCGATGCGGGGGGGAGCGAGCCGCTCGTCATCGTGTGTGGCGCGGCGAACGTGGCCGTGGGCATGAAGGCCCCCACGGCCCTGGTGGGCGCCCGGTTGCCCGGGGGCATGGAGATCCGGCGGGCGAAACTGCGGGGGGTGGAATCGTCCGGGATGCTCTGCTCGGCCCGGGAGCTGGGGCTCGCGGAGACGAGCGAAGGGCTCCTGCCGCTGCCCGCGGATGCCCCGGTCGGGCTCGACGTGGTGAGCTATCTCGGCCTCGACGACGTCGCCATCGAGGTGGACCTCACCCCGAACCGCAGCGACTGTCTGTGCGTCGCAGGGGTCGCCCGTGAGGTGGGGGTCCTCTTCCAGCAACCGGTCCGAGGCGTGGCGGTGGAGCCGGTCCCGCCGGTCATCCCCGACACCTTCCCGGTCGAGCTCGAGGCGCCTGCCGACTGCCCGCGCTACGTGGGGCGGGTGGTGCGCAACGTCGACCCTGCCGCGCAGACCCCGCTCTGGATGAAGGAGCGCCTGCGGCGCAGCGGGCTGCGAAGCATCAGCCCCGTCGTCGACGTGACCAACTACGTCCTCCTCGAGCTCGGGCAGCCGATGCACGCGTTCGATCTGGATCGCCTCTCCGGCGCCATCCGGGTCCGTCGCGCCCGGGCCGGGGAGTCCCTGACCCTCCTCGATGGCAACTCGCTCAGTCTCGACGAGGACTGCCTGCTGATCGCCGACGACCGGGGCCCCATCGCCCTCGCCGGGGTCATGGGTGGCCTCGAGTCGGGCGTCACCGCCGAGAGCCGGCACATCTTTTTTGAGAGCGCGTTCTTCTCGCCGAGCGTGATCGCGGGGCGGGCGCGGCGTTTCGGATTGGCGACCGACGCGAGTCACCGCTACGAGCGGGGAGTGGATTTCGAGCTTCAGCGCCGAGCCATCGAGCGCGCCACCGGGCTCCTGGTGCAGATCGCGGGCGGCGAGTGTGGTCCGGTGATCGACCGGGCGTCACCGGAACACCTTCCCACGAGGGCACCGATCACCTTGCGGGCGGTGCGGCTGCAGAAGGTCCTCGGCGTTGCCGTCCCCGACGAGGCGGTGGCCGACGTGCTGAGCCGCCTCGGGTGCCGCGTCGAGACCCAGGCCGGCGGCTGGAGGGTCACGCCCCCGAGTTTCCGCTTCGATCTCGCGATCGAGGTGGACCTGATCGAGGAGGTCGCTCGGGTCAACGGGTACGAGCACGTTCCCACCACGGCGCCGGTGGCCCACCTGAGCCTGCGCCCTGTGCCGGAGACGCGGGTGCCCCTGGAGCGGCTGCGGGGACTGCTCGCCGACCGCGGCTACCAGGAGGCCATCACCTACAGCTTCGTGGACCCATCGCTGCAGGTCATGCTGGACCCCGGGGAAGAGGTCGTCCGCCTCGCGAACCCCATCTCCGCCGACATGGCGGTCATGAGGACGACCCTGTGGCCGGGGTTGCTGAAGGCCCTCGCGCACAACCAGAACCGCCAGCAGGCCCGCGTCTGGCTCTTCGAGTCAGGACTGCGCTTCCGGCGCCGCCACGGTGAAACCATGCAGGAGCCCGTCCTTGCGGGGCTCGCTTCCGGCAGTGCGCTGCCCGGGCAGTGGGGTCTGGCCCGGCGGCCGGTGGATTTCTACGACGTGAAGGCGGACGTGGAGGCGCTCCTCGCGTCGACCGGGGTTGCCGCTGAGTTCCGTTTCGAGCCGGCGAGCCATCCCGCGCTGCACCCGGGCCAGACCGCCGCGGTATTCCGGGGCGCGGAGGAGGTCGGACGGCTCGGAGCCCTTCACCCCGCGCACTTGCGGTCGCTAGACCTCGAGGGCCCGGTCTATCTCTTCGAACTGGGCCTGAGGCCGTTGCAGGCGGGGGTACTCCCCCGGTTCGCCGCTCTGTCCCGGTTTCCGGCGATCCGCCGTGACCTGGCCGTAGTGGTGGACGAGGCCGTGCCGGCAGAGGCGGTGCGCGCGGCGATTGGACAGGCTGCGGGGGATCTGCTAAATGACCTTGAGTTGTTTGATGTATATCGTGGGGAAGGCATTGACGGCGGACGCAAGAGCCTGGCCCTGTCTCTGACCCTTCAGGCGACGGATCGAACTTTGCTGGACGCAGAGGTCGATGCGGTCTTGAAAAGGGTCCTGGAAAAGCTGGAAAGGGAATACAAGGCCACTCTCAGGGCGTAG
- the ihfA gene encoding integration host factor subunit alpha, with protein MALTKAGMAEKLFEELGLNKREAKEMVESFFEEVRRSLEAGDQVKLSGFGNFDLRDKNQRPGRNPKTGEEIPISARRVVTFRPGQKLKTRVEAYAGSVERR; from the coding sequence ATGGCGTTAACGAAGGCAGGCATGGCCGAGAAGCTCTTCGAGGAGCTCGGTCTGAACAAGCGCGAAGCCAAAGAGATGGTCGAGTCCTTCTTCGAGGAGGTCAGGCGCTCCCTCGAAGCCGGGGACCAGGTCAAGCTGTCGGGCTTCGGCAACTTCGACCTGCGTGACAAGAATCAGCGTCCGGGCCGGAACCCGAAGACCGGGGAGGAGATCCCGATCAGCGCACGGCGGGTCGTTACGTTCCGCCCCGGTCAAAAATTGAAAACACGGGTAGAGGCTTATGCTGGATCCGTCGAGCGGCGGTGA
- a CDS encoding MerR family transcriptional regulator translates to MLDPSSGGDLPPIPGKRYFTIGEVSELCAVKPHVLRYWEQEFPQLKPLKRRGNRRYYQRQDVILIRQIRSLLYEHGFTIGGARHRLSGEEAKSDLSQSQQIVRQLRSELEEVLEILKR, encoded by the coding sequence ATGCTGGATCCGTCGAGCGGCGGTGATCTTCCACCGATCCCGGGAAAGCGCTACTTCACCATCGGTGAGGTGAGCGAGCTCTGTGCGGTGAAGCCGCACGTCCTCCGGTACTGGGAACAGGAATTCCCGCAGCTGAAGCCGCTCAAGCGTCGCGGCAACCGCCGGTATTATCAACGGCAGGACGTCATCCTGATCCGCCAGATCCGGAGCCTGCTCTACGAGCACGGCTTCACGATCGGTGGGGCGCGTCACAGGCTCTCCGGCGAGGAAGCGAAGAGTGATCTGAGCCAGAGCCAGCAGATCGTCCGTCAGTTGCGCAGCGAGCTCGAGGAAGTCCTGGAGATCCTCAAGCGCTGA